One Salvia splendens isolate huo1 chromosome 22, SspV2, whole genome shotgun sequence DNA segment encodes these proteins:
- the LOC121786101 gene encoding chloroplast envelope quinone oxidoreductase homolog isoform X1 → MAEKLMCAVQYDSYGGGAAGLKQVEVPVPTPSKGEVLLKLEATTLNPIDWKIQKGLFRPLMPKRFPYIPATDVAGEVVEVGPGVENFKPGDKIDGGGSCSILHLFYGFSLIVVMNILDKKKQTGGGLAEYAVAKIDMTVHRPAEISAAEGASFPIAGLTAHGALTLAGLKFDGPDPGPQKNILVTAASGGVGHFAVQLAKLGNAHVTATCGVRNIDLVRSLGADEVLDYKTPAGAVLKSPSGKKYDAVIQCASAIPWSVFEPNLNSTGKVIDLTPGTSAMWTYAVKKLTLSKKQLVPFMNSVKAENLVYLAELVKQGNLKVVIDCKHALNDAEAAWAKSIDGHATGKIVVEP, encoded by the exons ATGGCGGAGAAGCTCATGTGCGCGGTTCAGTACGACAGTTATGGCGGCGGAGCTGCTGGGTTAAAG CAAGTTGAAGTTCCAGTTCCTACTCCGAGTAAGGGTGAGGTGCTGCTGAAGCTGGAAGCCACAACCTTGAATCCTATTGATTGGAAAATTCAGAAAGGCTTATTTCGCCCTTTGATGCCCAAGAGATTTCCTTATATTCCTG CTACCGATGTGGCTGGAGAAGTTGTGGAGGTTGGCCCCGGAGTAGAAAACTTCAAACCTGGTGATAAA ATTGATGGAGGTGGTTCTTGCTCTATCTTGCATCTTTTCTATGGATTTTCTTTGATTGTGGTCATGAATattcttgataaaaaaaaacagacaGGAGGTGGTTTAGCTGAATATGCAGTGGCTAAGATAGATATGACAGTTCATAGGCCTGCTGAAATATCAGCTGCCGAGGGAGCAAGCTTCCCTATCGCCGGCCTCACCGCTCACGGGGCCCTCACCTTGGCCGGGCTCAAGTTCGACGGCCCCGACCCCGGCCCCCAGAAGAACATCCTCGTCACCGCGGCCTCCGGCGGCGTCGGCCACTTCGCCGTCCAGTTGGCCAAGCTGGGGAACGCGCACGTCACGGCCACGTGCGGGGTCCGCAACATCGACCTCGTGCGGAGCCTGGGGGCGGACGAGGTGCTCGACTACAAGACCCCGGCGGGCGCGGTCCTCAAGAGCCCCTCGGGCAAGAAGTACGACGCGGTGATCCAGTGCGCGTCGGCCATCCCGTGGTCGGTGTTCGAGCCGAACCTGAACTCGACGGGGAAGGTGATCGACCTCACGCCCGGGACGAGCGCCATGTGGACTTACGCGGTGAAGAAGCTGACGCTGTCGAAGAAGCAGCTCGTGCCGTTCATGAACTCCGTCAAGGCGGAGAACCTGGTGTACCTGGCTGAGCTGGTGAAGCAGGGGAACCTGAAGGTGGTCATCGACTGCAAGCACGCGCTCAACGACGCCGAAGCTGCCTGGGCGAAGAGCATCGACGGCCACGCCACCGGAAAGATCGTTGTTGAGCCGTAG
- the LOC121786101 gene encoding chloroplast envelope quinone oxidoreductase homolog isoform X2, giving the protein MAEKLMCAVQYDSYGGGAAGLKQVEVPVPTPSKGEVLLKLEATTLNPIDWKIQKGLFRPLMPKRFPYIPATDVAGEVVEVGPGVENFKPGDKVIASLNVGTGGGLAEYAVAKIDMTVHRPAEISAAEGASFPIAGLTAHGALTLAGLKFDGPDPGPQKNILVTAASGGVGHFAVQLAKLGNAHVTATCGVRNIDLVRSLGADEVLDYKTPAGAVLKSPSGKKYDAVIQCASAIPWSVFEPNLNSTGKVIDLTPGTSAMWTYAVKKLTLSKKQLVPFMNSVKAENLVYLAELVKQGNLKVVIDCKHALNDAEAAWAKSIDGHATGKIVVEP; this is encoded by the exons ATGGCGGAGAAGCTCATGTGCGCGGTTCAGTACGACAGTTATGGCGGCGGAGCTGCTGGGTTAAAG CAAGTTGAAGTTCCAGTTCCTACTCCGAGTAAGGGTGAGGTGCTGCTGAAGCTGGAAGCCACAACCTTGAATCCTATTGATTGGAAAATTCAGAAAGGCTTATTTCGCCCTTTGATGCCCAAGAGATTTCCTTATATTCCTG CTACCGATGTGGCTGGAGAAGTTGTGGAGGTTGGCCCCGGAGTAGAAAACTTCAAACCTGGTGATAAAGTGATTGCTTCCTTGAATGTTGGT acaGGAGGTGGTTTAGCTGAATATGCAGTGGCTAAGATAGATATGACAGTTCATAGGCCTGCTGAAATATCAGCTGCCGAGGGAGCAAGCTTCCCTATCGCCGGCCTCACCGCTCACGGGGCCCTCACCTTGGCCGGGCTCAAGTTCGACGGCCCCGACCCCGGCCCCCAGAAGAACATCCTCGTCACCGCGGCCTCCGGCGGCGTCGGCCACTTCGCCGTCCAGTTGGCCAAGCTGGGGAACGCGCACGTCACGGCCACGTGCGGGGTCCGCAACATCGACCTCGTGCGGAGCCTGGGGGCGGACGAGGTGCTCGACTACAAGACCCCGGCGGGCGCGGTCCTCAAGAGCCCCTCGGGCAAGAAGTACGACGCGGTGATCCAGTGCGCGTCGGCCATCCCGTGGTCGGTGTTCGAGCCGAACCTGAACTCGACGGGGAAGGTGATCGACCTCACGCCCGGGACGAGCGCCATGTGGACTTACGCGGTGAAGAAGCTGACGCTGTCGAAGAAGCAGCTCGTGCCGTTCATGAACTCCGTCAAGGCGGAGAACCTGGTGTACCTGGCTGAGCTGGTGAAGCAGGGGAACCTGAAGGTGGTCATCGACTGCAAGCACGCGCTCAACGACGCCGAAGCTGCCTGGGCGAAGAGCATCGACGGCCACGCCACCGGAAAGATCGTTGTTGAGCCGTAG